The Chroicocephalus ridibundus chromosome 4, bChrRid1.1, whole genome shotgun sequence genome contains the following window.
GACTTTTTCAAACTAGTGTATCTTCAAAATAACCAGGAACTTTTCACAGACGTTTCTTCAGCATTCACAATGTAGGTATCCCACACAAATTTTACCTGTGCAGTCCAGAACTGTAGGTACCTTTCAAGCATTCTTAATGCTCTCAAATTGAGGGTATGCTGGTGCTGCCAGATGTTGCCTTGATGGTATACTGAAATTATTCACCTGGCATGCAGAACAGCTAGAGCTCAAGCCATCCCACTAAAAAGCTTCAAGAGACAATAAAACCAGCTAAGTAGAGCTCAACTGTTATGGCACAATAAGGGACTTCATTTCCAGGCACTATCACAAGTCAGAGACACACACAGATATCAGACTTGGACACGAAGAGCTGTCCTGTTCCGATAAGCTGAAGTAAGACTTTTCTTCTGATCTTTCTCACCAGCGAATGTAGCCCTcccctttttaaaagcaaaccaaactaaAAACTTTCTGCTGACAGTATTGTTCTTAGACATCTACCTTGTTCTGCACTGTATAAGAACTTCAACAATTCATAACTAGGAATTCTGTTCAGCAGCCGAATGCCTGTAAGTAACCTAGTTTGCAAGTAACTGTGAGCACGTAAGCCCTGCAGTTTGAATACTGGTGCTTTTATGACTATTTTCAAAATGAGGCGATAGGTCTTCTAACAGGAACATCAGCAAAATGTCAGGAGTCTTATGGAAGTCCCATTTATATTTCTTCTGAACAGATGATTTAAATCATTATCTGGAAAATACAAGAAGTTTCACTTAGACTGATAGAAGACTGGACCAGATAACAAACAATTATCTCTTTGTTTCTAGAGTGTACATGGGCTAATTGTTTTGTGTTATCAGAAGGGAAGAGTGTTTATCCACTAATAGACTGCTGCATATTGCATAATCCAAAAGCACTTGAACATActaaataattcattaaaaagcATTCTGTTAAGCTTAATATTATCTCACAGGCCAATCTCACAAGAAGTACAGTGAGCAActacaaattttttttatttagcccAGTACACAGACTTCAGAGAAGCTTTCTAACATTTATagcagtttttcagtgtttagCAGATGTTACTCTATTTGCTAAACAACATCAGACTGCAAAATTGCTCTTACTGTTGATAGATCAATAATGACATGGGATAAGTCATTATCTCCGTGGCAACAGAATTAGAACTGTTAGAGGAATATTGCGCATGTTGCTGCTGCGACTCTTACAGGCATGCCTCGGCTTCCTCACACGGGTGCTCTCTCTGCAAGCCTGGTATGCCCAGAGTACCAACAACCAAGGGCACCTCTTGGACTACAGAGGATTAAACTACAGCTGTGGTTACATTATTCCGGTAGGAGCACATCCTCACAGGGGTTTAGTACACTTCAATTTGATGTTCTTATTTCACTTATAATTTCTAATGAACCACGTCCTTGCAAAAAGAGCTGGAATGAAACTCAGGAAGGCAAATACTACAAAGTTCTGTTCACAGACCagcattttttttgaaagaagacatttagttgcctttaaaaatataaagatctctttctttttcctcagtgttcATTTAATTCTCCTCTGACTCCACAGGATCTTAAAGTGTCAGGAGTCTTTCTGCTAGATTAAAACAACAAACTAGACCACTTGGGTTATTACACTTATAATAGTCTCTGTATATCACACCAGTTAAAAGAGAAACAcatatttttgctttgcagaatttACTGAGATTTTATCTAGCATGAActgggcactttttttttttttaatattgcacaaTCTTGTACCATGATAATCACAACAGGTAAACCACAGAAAGCAATAACTTTTCTGTGTCTTGATTAGCATGACTGTGTCTGTTTTCTGATGTTCTGTCGAAAACAAAACGTACCTACACATAAAATGCACAATGTTCATCAACAATGTGAACTTTGCCTTTAAATTCATGATAGAAAGTCTTCTTCATAGATACATGTACTCTTAAATACTACAGCAACACTTTTTTATTCATAAGCTATTCACATGAAATGACAAACAACTGTAAGTTTACCACAATTCCCTTTGGAATGTGttctaattaaatttaaatacgAGGCAATAGAAGTGATGCCTTAAGGCAGTttcatagaaaatgaaaaacGAGTTGTTACTCAAGCATGAGCTGGATGCCACAAAAATCAAGAACTAGACAACAGTCTTCTGTACAGTGAAGTCAAGGTGGTCTTGTTTGTAAAGATCCCATGAGTggaattctgtggaaaaaaattcttttccttacAAAGGCAAGCATCCAAATGGCCACTAATACACCAGAAGCCCAGATGCCAGAGCTGCAATATAAATACTCAGAAACAGACTTTAATTTGGTATTTGTAAGAGACTGTAGTTTAGCACAGAGGAAAACTTTTCAACGCTTCCTTCTACTCACGGGAtgggcctggctgctgcaggagacctCCGCGCTCCGCTCTGAATTCTCGGAAAGAACCCGACGCCTGCCCGGGAGCTCAGGGGCAGCTACCTGCACACCCGGCCGCTTCCACACCACGCTCCGCACCCAGCGCTTCCCCGCCTGATGGCGGCCGGTTCCGCCCGTCTTCCAGCACCGACCCCACCCGCCCCAtcccgctgccagccccgctggctgttCCAGGCCGCGCAGAGCTACCGGTTACTCAGGCCTCTTCCCCCAGCACTAAACGCCAGCCCCAAGGGGAGCGGCTCAATACGGCGGATGCCGCTCGGCCTGCACCCCGGCCACCCCGCGGAGCCGGCGGTAGGGACGGGAGGTATCGGCAGGCTCCACGCCCCGTGGCGGGGCGGGTAAGGGCAGCACCTCCATcccaccgccaccaccgccgGCCTAGCAGAAGGTGGCTGAGGCGCGCTGGGCTCCGCTACCATCACTACGGCCGTTACCCGGAAGCGGAAGTCACGCGCTCCCAAGGCTTCCCGAGCGAAATACCGCACCGGGAGAGCCTGACTAATCGCGACGGCGGAGTGGGCGGGGATTAACGAAATCCCGCTAGATTGGCAGCTGTTCCTCCCAATGCAACTGCGGCGGCGCGGTTCTCTCCACCAATAGGAAAGCAAGGTAGCCTCAGGGTTGGTGGGCGGGCCAAGGCGCGCTGCGTCCCCACGCTACTGGCTGTCAGCACTGATTGGCGGGTGACTCCTCCTATGAGAAGGAGAAACCCCCCCACCTACCCCACTCTCCGCCAATCGACGGCGGGCGCTGGCTTGGGGCCggaggagcgcggcggggcccggcagtCGGGACAGCATGAGCAGACTGGTGCGGGCGGCCTGGCGGCTGGCGGGGGCTACGGCCGctgggcggggccgggccgggcgggcgctgAGCCAGGCGGGAACCGGCAccgggggcggcggaggcggggccgagggcgGCGGCAGCGGTTCGGGGTCGCGGGAGGCGGTGGAGCGGCTGGTGCGGGCCCACCCGGTGGTGGTGTTCATGAAGGGCAGCCCGGCGCAGCCCCTCTGCGGCTTCAGCAACGCCGTCGTGCAGATCCTGCGGCTGCACGGCGTGGAGGATTACCGCGCCCACGACGTCCTGCAGGACCCCGACCTCCGCCAAGGTCAGCGGTGGGCCGGGGCCAGGGGTCACCTTCGGGCGCAGCCTCTGGGGCTCGCTCACAGCCTGAGGCGGTCCCGGGCCTCACCTCGCGAGGCTGAGGCGTGTGTCAGCCTTGGGCGGGGGGCGCGGGTCGGGGTTGCTTTAACGCTcctgggctgcaggggggttATTGCAGCACCGCCGACCTCCCGGTGGCGCACACCACACACCCCCTCGCTTTGCTCCCTTccttgggtgttttgttttgctttgtttttgttgcgTTCTATAAGCAGGCCTAAATCACAGGGTTTGGGGGTTTACAGAATTTGAAGCGTGTCACGGAGATGCGCGGTTGAGGTGGCTTTGGCTGGATGTCCCCGTCCCCTCGCTGTGTCCCAGAGCAGTGTAGTTATCTGCAGAATGCAGCTCTGCTTGGGGGTAACTCTTGGAGATCAGGCTTTTCGTGCCACGGTGCCTTGCCTAGTTAGTAGGCACAAAGCTCCATTAAAAGACCCCTGAAGTACTTCATTATGTAGTCAGATTTTTATGTTGCCTTTCAACAGTCTGTTGAAATTTCGTGAATGGCTTAGACTTATACCACTGTATTCTGCTGGCACTGCCTGCCAGGGTTCTTTGGATAAAGTACAAAATTATGCCAGTCATTTgcacaataaatatttattaatagtttCACCATTACTGCTCAAGTGGTAGGAGCTATTCTACGTAAGGTTATTTGCTAATTGTAGAAGGCTATTACTCTGTTCTcataatgcttttcttctttccctcttcgATGTGCATACGTGCATAGCTGATTATTAAGGTTTTGTGTGGCTAATTgagaaagttttaaaacaaacaaaaaaagcaatagtATGTAGTAGTTAGTGTTGCAGGTGCATGGCATTAACAGGTCTTGTCCAGAATACGCTAAAATGTGCTTTAAATCCACATGCTGGCATGTATCAGCTGAATTCCTTCTGTATTTCTGGTGTCATCTGACTAATTCAGTTTTTCATTAGCTTTTAGCTGAAAGGCTGATTTTTCCAATCCTTGCTTGCTTTTCAGTTCACAGGTATAATAGTTGGTATGGTATAAAAACTTAAATACTGGAATTTGGGTATGATGGTATTTTGTGTTCATGAATGTTGGTTTTGTTCAAGTAAATCTCCTGCCTTTGGCAGGTGAGCAAATCATGGTAGTTTTCTAAGCTTTGTTTACATATCTAAATTTATTCAACTTATGGTTTGCTAGAACAAACTCATAAACTAAAAGGGAGGAAACAAAACTTTGAAATCGAGCCATTAGCATTTCACTTTTGGTTGAATGGGCCTTTGTTGAACAGGCAATACGTTTGTCAGTTACAATCTCTGGGGACTAGGCCATGGGAATATATAGTATTTTCTTCCTATGTAACAGGAGCATCTCCCTTCTGAGGACAGCAAATTTTTCCTCCACGTGAGCTCTGGCTTGTGCTAAGTCATCTGAGATTATTGTTCTCCTGGCTACCTgagcattaaattaaaattagtggTTTGATCTGGACTGTTTGGCTAAGCTGTGCTGAATGCAGTAACGGAGCGTGCACTTGCACAATATCCTGCTGGTTCTCAGGTGCTTAAAGAAGTTGTTCTGTTCTCTTCCATGCACCAGCTTTGGCACTTGTCCGACCGCACGGAGAGCCAGCTCCATTTATTAACTGGATTGCTGGGCGTGCGAGTTGAACTAGCTTCTTGTACTGTGAGGTGAgtgccagagccagcagcagggatggacCCTTGAAGTGAAGAGTTGGGGAACAACACCGCTGCTTTCAAGGCCAGTGGGCTGTCATATTACTGCAACTGTATTACCTACTGCACCCTAAAAAGCCAGTATATGCCCTCTCTGTGGATAGCAGTCTCTGACAGAGGAGAGGGCAGGGCCGCTGGAAGCTGTAGCTCTGTAAGTTGCCAAGTGTGATTCAGCAGTGGCTGCCTGAAGGCCCTCTTAGTCTCCGCTGGGATCTGACCTCAGGTGCTGAAAAGTTACTATGCAACGCGTGACGCTTTCCTAAACCCTCTCTGTGAACGTAATCTGCACTGCACGCGTGTGGGGTTAGCGAGGGGATGCTGAGCCTTTAGCTGTGAAAATATCTCATAGATCTGATCAACTAAAGGTTGAGATTCCTGTGAGCTGGTAACCAGCTTTGTGTTTAGCTGAAAATAACTTAAATGTTTGAATACATCTGTGCTTACACCATTTATAGTTAAGAGCTGGCTGTTTGCAGGGATGGTGGTTCAGGCACGTTTGAAGTGCAGCTTGGTTTCTTTCCTGTATCTATTGAAACACCTTATTTTCAGGTGGTTATAGTTCAACTGCTGAAACTTGCCCTGCGCTAACCTATGGCAAGttgtaaaaccaaaacaactcccCGACTTGCCTCTTCAGCTAAAAGCGCACTCAGATCTGTGAAACTAAATAGTTATTGCTACTTCATGTGATTTATCTGAAAACTTGAGCTTGAGGATATGCTTCCCTGACACAGATCCTTCATTATTAAAGCTTGTTTAAGAGACCTCAGCCCTCTCTTGGACTGTGTTTCCATGGCTGTTAAAGTTTCTCTGAGTTGGCTGTGCCACAAGTGATCCTGCCCTCAGCTGATAGACAGCATTAGGCTGGTTCAGGTCACTAAGGTGGCAGAGAAGCTTGGTATTACATACTGGAAAAGTGGTGGTTTAAACTGGTTTGAACTGTTGTAGTAGTCCACCATTATTTTCATTGTTGCTTTCCGTTACCTAAGTGTGGGATGCTGCCAAGAGGGTGGTCTTAATCGTTCCTCCCACCCGTGGGCTACCTTTCCCTCAGTCATGCTTGCACCAGTACTAATGAgcttgaaaacaaatgaaaacacgctgcttttctgcagaaagcGTGGTGGGAGTGAGAGTGGTTGCTTGAGTCAGTCCTTTGGTGTGGCCCATCGTTCGTTAGTGCTAATGCTGGCAAGAGAGAGGCTGAGAACTGGTCACTGGAGTTGGGGAAGTGGTGTGGGAGTGCGCTGGATGCTCTTTTTGGTAGCACTTTGCACTGATTCTGATTTCACAGTCACTGTAAAGTGCTCTGGCTCAGCTGTCCAGCTGCAAACTTGATCTGTGGAGTGGGGTTTTACAAAGCAGACGGTGGTTCCAAGCAGAACCTTCTGAGGCACAGCGGGAGGTATTAAACCTTCAGGGAGTGGGGAGGAGATCCCTTGGGGTGTCTGCACCGCGCAGCCTGACTGCAGCTAGCCTAGCCCAGGCTAACTTGCCTTAACACCGCTGAAATACTGTCACTAACTGCTCTACTAAGCCGGGAATTGGTTGGCCGCTTCAGGAGGTGTTCGGTTTGTTACCTGGTTGTGCACGCAAGCATTTAAAGCAGCTTGTCCAGTACATGAAATGCATCATACAGAGCAACTAAGCTTGATTGTATTACTATTTTTATCTGAAGTTGGATAGATTCTTGAAAGTTCTATCAGTGCTTAGATGTATGTGCAATTGGGTCCTTGAAGTAAATAATTTGGTGTGAATATTGGTGTAAATAATTAAGCATTGGAATGCTTAGGTTTATATGCAGTGCCCTTGTTTCTCAATTCATGTTTAGTATTGCAGTGTCTTAATAAAATCAAACCTTATGTCTTATTTCCAGTGGTTTCTTTGAGAAGGGCTATCCTTAAGCGTGCCTTAGCATTGGGACTCAGTTTTTTCATTGCAACTGTTTGTAGGTTAAAAGATTTTTAGAACAGAGCACCTTTGAGTGCTCAAAGGCCAACGAGTGTTTAAGTGCTAAACCCAGGTTCACATCAAAACTACTAATTTCTGCAAACCATATCTAAAGAACTGAGAGGTTTTAATGAAACGCAAAGGAAGAAGTTACAGGTGGTGATGCTGGAGACTAGGTTAGATGGTTATAGATTCTTCTTGGCCTTGATTTATATGCTAAACTTGCTGTTTTACACTTTGGAAGCATTCGTTGTCCATGCACAAAATCTTGAGTCAAAATAAATCTCATAGATCATGTTGTACTTCATAGGTAGGAATGCTTTGTCACGACAAAATTTTTTgtagattattattatttcagtgtattttaaaaacacactggTATTTGACTAATGGGAATTATCAgctctttttcatcttttatgcATTAAAATTGTAATCCCattgcatatatatatgcacttatggatgtttattaaaaaataaagtgttttaagTTCCAATAGAGTAGGCATGATTTGCTAATATGGGTATTTTTACCTCTTCAATATTTTGAGTTTTACCTCTATTTTGAGGTAATTTTTGAATCTTTAGAGGTTAAAGTGTTTTCTAAGGGAAAGCAAATTCCCCTGTCTATATTGAAAACGTTTAAGAAAGTTGAATTCTAAGCAAGCGCTGGTGAAGTTGGTATAAGAGCATGCAGGTGCAGAACTCAACTATTTCCTCTGCTAC
Protein-coding sequences here:
- the GLRX5 gene encoding glutaredoxin-related protein 5, mitochondrial, producing MSRLVRAAWRLAGATAAGRGRAGRALSQAGTGTGGGGGGAEGGGSGSGSREAVERLVRAHPVVVFMKGSPAQPLCGFSNAVVQILRLHGVEDYRAHDVLQDPDLRQGIKNYSNWPTIPQVYLNGEFVGGCDILLQMHQNGDLVEELKKLGIRSALLDAEKEKDQDKK